A DNA window from Brenneria izadpanahii contains the following coding sequences:
- a CDS encoding Xaa-Pro peptidase family protein: MSDVNHAALARLRTAMSSAQADLLIVDQGELLAWLTGYSVSETLYRACLVPVQGDPWMVLRQLDEAPCRQSSWLREIVTFDDHQSPWQCVADSIAAKGYGSGRIAADFNSYGMTVHNWRQLQKCLPGSHWVDMTGVSDRLRQVKFPQELAYLQQAADIADRAMSALAEQVRGGWRVRDAAALAAACFLREGADTGETGPIVCSRSDNGFLHNSNHEHRLAAGDILHVELIPKVRHYSARIMRPIFIGQPTEQQQQVARQLIELQDRQLAMMTPNTPATEVDALLREGVMAAGLRRAYGNVTGCALGLYTRTPRPSDFSYCFTPAANWQLEENMVFHMYASAQGIAFSETVQVTPQGGKRLSRLPRQAFIAPY; this comes from the coding sequence ATGAGCGACGTAAATCATGCCGCCCTGGCCAGGTTACGAACGGCGATGAGTTCGGCGCAAGCCGATCTCCTCATCGTCGACCAGGGGGAGCTCCTGGCCTGGCTGACTGGATATAGCGTATCAGAAACCCTGTACCGCGCCTGTCTGGTTCCGGTGCAAGGCGACCCCTGGATGGTGCTGCGCCAGTTGGATGAAGCGCCTTGCCGCCAAAGCAGTTGGCTGCGGGAGATCGTTACCTTCGACGACCACCAATCGCCCTGGCAATGCGTGGCGGACAGCATAGCGGCAAAAGGATACGGAAGCGGCAGGATCGCCGCGGACTTCAACTCTTACGGCATGACGGTGCACAACTGGCGGCAGTTGCAAAAATGCCTGCCCGGCTCGCATTGGGTTGATATGACCGGCGTCAGCGATCGGTTAAGGCAGGTAAAATTCCCTCAGGAACTGGCCTACCTGCAACAGGCCGCCGATATCGCCGATCGCGCCATGTCGGCGCTGGCGGAACAGGTCAGGGGCGGCTGGCGGGTACGGGACGCGGCGGCGCTGGCGGCCGCCTGTTTCCTGCGTGAAGGCGCCGACACCGGAGAAACCGGGCCTATCGTCTGCTCGCGCAGCGACAACGGCTTTCTGCATAACAGCAACCACGAGCACCGCCTGGCGGCCGGCGATATTCTGCATGTCGAACTGATCCCGAAAGTCAGGCATTACAGCGCCCGGATTATGCGGCCGATATTTATCGGCCAGCCAACGGAGCAGCAGCAACAGGTGGCGCGGCAACTGATTGAATTGCAGGATCGGCAGTTGGCGATGATGACCCCGAACACGCCGGCCACTGAAGTGGACGCGTTACTGCGCGAAGGGGTGATGGCTGCGGGATTACGCCGCGCTTACGGCAACGTCACCGGCTGCGCGTTAGGGTTATATACCCGCACGCCCAGACCCAGCGACTTTTCATACTGCTTTACGCCGGCGGCAAACTGGCAATTGGAAGAGAATATGGTTTTTCATATGTATGCGTCGGCGCAGGGGATCGCTTTCAGCGAAACGGTGCAGGTGACGCCCCAGGGAGGAAAGCGCCTGAGCCGATTGCCCAGGCAGGCGTTTATTGCGCCATATTGA
- the ribB gene encoding 3,4-dihydroxy-2-butanone-4-phosphate synthase has product MNQTLLSEFGSPFERVEHALDALRQGRGVLVLDDENRENEGDMVFAAENMTVEQMALTIRHGSGIVCLCLTEERRQQLELPMMVEHNSSHYQTAFTITIEAAEGVTTGVSAADRLTTIRAAIADDAKPSDLSHPGHVFPLRAQPGGVLTRGGHTEASVDLATLAGLKPAGVLCELTNDDGSMARAPEVIAFAKQHNMPVLTIEDIVAYRQATERKAS; this is encoded by the coding sequence ATGAATCAGACATTACTTTCTGAATTCGGCAGCCCGTTTGAACGTGTGGAACACGCGCTTGATGCTTTGCGTCAAGGCCGCGGCGTGTTGGTGCTGGATGACGAAAATCGTGAAAACGAAGGTGACATGGTTTTTGCGGCTGAAAATATGACCGTAGAACAGATGGCGCTGACGATCCGCCACGGCAGCGGCATTGTTTGCCTGTGCCTGACGGAAGAGCGCCGTCAGCAGTTGGAGTTGCCGATGATGGTGGAGCATAACTCCAGCCATTATCAAACCGCGTTCACCATCACTATCGAAGCGGCGGAAGGCGTCACCACCGGGGTTTCCGCGGCGGATCGTCTTACCACCATCCGTGCGGCGATTGCCGACGATGCCAAACCGAGCGATTTGAGCCACCCCGGACACGTTTTCCCGCTGCGCGCTCAGCCGGGCGGCGTATTAACCCGCGGCGGACACACTGAAGCGTCGGTCGATTTGGCTACGCTGGCTGGCCTGAAACCGGCCGGCGTACTGTGCGAACTGACCAACGATGACGGCTCCATGGCGCGCGCGCCGGAAGTGATCGCCTTCGCCAAACAGCATAATATGCCGGTATTGACGATTGAGGATATCGTGGCCTATCGCCAGGCGACGGAACGTAAAGCCAGCTGA
- the cysZ gene encoding sulfate transporter CysZ, producing the protein MPYLKPVDKPRSGIHYFLEGWRLISLPGIRRFVILPLLVNILLMGGAFWWLFTRLGDWIPQVMNHIPTWLQWLSYLIWPIAVLSILLVFGYLFSTIANFIAAPFNGLLAEQLEARLTGQALPDSGILGIAKDVPRIMKREVQKLAYYLPRAVFLLLLYFIPGVGQTVAPVLWFLFSAWMLAIQYCDYPFDNHKVSFPIMRQALRRHKVTNMQFGALISLFTLVPFLNLVIMPVAVCGATVLWAECYRDLSAIRSKQ; encoded by the coding sequence ATGCCTTATTTAAAACCGGTTGATAAACCACGCAGCGGCATCCACTATTTTCTTGAAGGATGGCGCCTGATTTCGCTGCCCGGCATCCGCCGATTCGTCATTCTGCCTTTATTAGTGAATATTCTGCTGATGGGCGGCGCATTTTGGTGGCTCTTCACCCGCCTGGGCGATTGGATCCCGCAGGTTATGAATCATATTCCTACGTGGCTCCAGTGGCTTAGCTATCTTATCTGGCCGATCGCCGTGCTATCCATTTTATTGGTGTTCGGCTATCTGTTCAGCACCATCGCCAATTTCATCGCGGCGCCGTTCAATGGCCTGCTGGCCGAACAACTGGAAGCGCGCCTGACCGGCCAGGCGTTGCCTGACAGCGGCATTCTGGGGATTGCCAAAGATGTTCCCCGCATTATGAAGCGGGAAGTACAGAAGCTGGCTTATTACCTGCCGCGCGCCGTCTTTCTGCTTTTGCTCTATTTTATTCCCGGAGTCGGACAGACCGTCGCCCCCGTGCTCTGGTTCTTGTTCAGCGCCTGGATGCTGGCCATCCAGTATTGCGATTATCCTTTCGATAACCATAAGGTCAGTTTTCCCATCATGCGTCAGGCGCTGCGCCGGCATAAAGTCACCAATATGCAGTTTGGCGCGCTGATCAGCCTGTTTACGCTGGTTCCCTTTTTAAATTTGGTCATTATGCCGGTGGCGGTTTGCGGCGCGACGGTCCTTTGGGCCGAATGCTACCGCGACCTTTCCGCCATACGTTCAAAACAGTAA
- the zipA gene encoding cell division protein ZipA, whose translation MMQDLRLILIVVGAIAIIALLLHGLWTSRKERSSLFRDRPVKRLKKERDETPLEELDEGVGEVRVKSGRSQNEPPLGSYHADEETRPAAKSSFDKPSAQPESSYDPLLDEPAPVDSPRSQIHSDGRAAQSVEPKLDKPSREPSVFADAPHEQEVQEEKESAAARSASPSAEPVQNEQPKEAVLVLHVAAHQGGVIGGELLLQSVLQSGFQFGEMNIFHRHVNPSGGGPVLFSLANMVKPGSFNPDEMSEFSTPGVSMFMMVPSYGDASQNFKLMLQSAQRIADDVGGVVLDDERRMMTPQKVESYKARIRDVLKANT comes from the coding sequence ATGATGCAGGACTTGCGTCTGATATTAATCGTCGTTGGCGCGATCGCGATAATAGCGCTGTTGCTGCACGGCTTGTGGACCAGCCGTAAAGAGCGCTCGTCCCTTTTTCGCGATCGTCCGGTTAAGCGTTTGAAGAAAGAGCGTGATGAAACCCCGCTTGAAGAGCTTGATGAAGGCGTCGGCGAAGTTCGCGTGAAGAGCGGACGTTCGCAGAATGAGCCCCCGCTGGGGAGCTATCATGCGGATGAGGAAACGCGGCCCGCAGCTAAATCATCATTTGACAAACCGTCCGCTCAACCGGAGTCGTCATACGATCCGCTGCTAGATGAACCCGCGCCGGTTGATTCCCCACGTTCTCAGATACATAGCGATGGCCGCGCCGCCCAGAGCGTCGAGCCTAAGCTGGACAAGCCCTCGCGCGAACCGTCCGTATTTGCCGATGCTCCCCATGAGCAAGAGGTTCAAGAGGAAAAAGAGTCCGCTGCGGCTCGCTCTGCGTCGCCTTCCGCTGAACCCGTCCAGAATGAACAACCGAAAGAGGCTGTTTTGGTACTGCACGTCGCCGCGCATCAGGGCGGCGTTATCGGCGGCGAACTGCTGCTGCAAAGCGTGTTGCAGTCGGGATTCCAGTTTGGGGAAATGAATATTTTCCATCGCCATGTCAACCCGTCCGGTGGCGGACCGGTGTTGTTCAGCCTGGCTAATATGGTGAAACCCGGTTCATTTAACCCGGATGAGATGTCCGAGTTTTCCACTCCCGGCGTCTCCATGTTTATGATGGTGCCTTCTTATGGCGATGCCAGTCAGAACTTTAAGCTGATGCTTCAGTCGGCGCAGCGTATCGCTGATGATGTCGGCGGCGTCGTTCTTGACGATGAACGCCGGATGATGACGCCGCAGAAAGTCGAATCTTATAAAGCGCGAATTCGGGACGTATTGAAAGCCAATACCTGA
- the cysK gene encoding cysteine synthase A has product MSKIYEDNSFTIGHTPLVRLNRIGNGRILAKVESRNPSFSVKCRIGSNLIWDAEKRGVLKKGVELVEPTSGNTGIALAYVAAARGYKLTLTMPETMSIERRKLLKALGAKLVLTEGAKGMKGAIAKAEKIVASDPDRFLLLQQFSNPANPEIHEKTTGPEIWEDTDGAVDVFIAGVGTGGTLTGVSRYIKNTKGKAITSVAVEPADSPVISQALAGEEIKPGPHKIQGIGAGFIPDNLDLKLVDRVEKITNEEAISTARRLMEEEGILAGISSGAAVAAALNLLKEKEFEDKTIVVILPSSGERYLSTALFADLFTEQELQQ; this is encoded by the coding sequence ATGAGCAAGATCTATGAAGACAATTCTTTTACAATCGGCCATACGCCGCTGGTTCGCCTGAACCGTATCGGCAACGGACGCATTCTGGCTAAGGTTGAGTCGCGCAATCCTAGCTTCAGCGTTAAATGCCGTATCGGTTCCAATTTGATCTGGGATGCGGAAAAACGCGGAGTGCTGAAAAAAGGCGTCGAACTGGTCGAACCCACCAGCGGCAATACTGGTATCGCATTAGCCTATGTTGCCGCCGCGCGCGGTTATAAGCTGACGCTGACCATGCCGGAAACCATGAGTATCGAACGCCGTAAACTGCTTAAGGCGCTGGGCGCGAAGCTGGTGCTTACCGAAGGCGCGAAAGGCATGAAAGGCGCCATCGCCAAAGCAGAAAAGATTGTCGCCAGCGATCCTGACCGTTTCTTACTGTTGCAGCAGTTCAGTAACCCGGCCAACCCGGAAATTCATGAAAAAACCACCGGGCCGGAAATCTGGGAAGATACCGACGGCGCCGTTGACGTATTTATCGCCGGCGTAGGTACTGGCGGCACCCTGACCGGGGTGAGCCGTTACATTAAAAATACCAAAGGCAAGGCAATCACCAGCGTGGCGGTGGAGCCGGCGGATTCTCCGGTTATCAGCCAGGCGCTGGCGGGCGAAGAGATAAAACCAGGCCCGCATAAGATTCAGGGGATTGGCGCCGGCTTCATCCCGGATAACCTCGATCTCAAACTGGTCGACCGGGTAGAAAAAATCACCAACGAAGAAGCTATCAGCACCGCTCGCCGCTTAATGGAAGAAGAAGGCATTCTAGCGGGGATCTCTTCAGGCGCCGCGGTTGCCGCTGCGTTGAACCTGCTCAAAGAAAAAGAATTTGAAGATAAGACCATCGTGGTTATTCTGCCGTCTTCCGGTGAACGCTACCTGAGCACCGCGCTCTTTGCAGACCTCTTTACCGAACAAGAACTGCAGCAATAA
- a CDS encoding dipeptide ABC transporter ATP-binding protein: MTRDTANTPVLSVENYRLDYLLPQGNVLHVLDDINLRVQPGEVVGLVGESGSGKTTLGWSIMRYLAANAREQSGAIRLLDADLRQMPQSQIESLRGGQLGMIFQDPSASLNPTLSLGEQITEVLIRHRRLDRQQADELAIQLMQDVELKQPREMMKRYPHQVSGGEKQRILIAAAFACQPKCLIFDEPTTALDAISASQILQLFERLREETGVAALYISHDLALVSKVADRICVLEKGRIIEQAPARELFRHPRHDYTRSLVRAAPDPNCRLLTNEEMMTRREPLLSLEKLTISYGRRGLLDKLLQRSNGQTKAADDVNLTIHRGEIVGVVGESGSGKSSLAKALTGLVPFSGKLDFRGYSLFGSAEMDKDYRRRVQMIFQHPDASLNPRQRIGEIIARPLRLYGLPKGETESQAVARLLEEVRLPADMAQRFPHELSGGQKQRVAIARAFAYPPELVICDEITAALDVSVQATIIELLLSLRRRYGTAYLFITHDLNLIRQIAHRVAVMYRSELLEILPGEDMTGSAKHPYTQALLAAVHVPEY, translated from the coding sequence ATGACACGGGATACCGCCAACACGCCGGTTCTGTCGGTAGAAAATTACCGTCTTGACTACCTGCTGCCCCAGGGGAATGTGCTGCACGTACTGGATGATATCAATCTGCGCGTGCAGCCTGGCGAAGTGGTCGGGCTGGTCGGGGAGTCCGGCTCCGGGAAAACCACGCTGGGCTGGTCCATCATGCGCTACCTGGCCGCCAATGCCAGAGAGCAAAGCGGCGCTATCCGCCTGCTCGACGCCGATCTCCGTCAAATGCCGCAATCGCAGATCGAATCGTTGCGCGGCGGGCAGTTGGGGATGATTTTTCAGGATCCCAGCGCCTCCCTGAACCCAACGCTGTCGCTGGGGGAACAGATCACCGAAGTGTTGATTCGCCACCGCCGGTTGGATCGGCAGCAGGCCGACGAACTGGCGATCCAGTTAATGCAGGACGTTGAGCTTAAACAGCCGCGGGAAATGATGAAACGCTATCCGCACCAGGTTTCCGGGGGAGAAAAGCAGCGTATTCTGATCGCCGCCGCGTTTGCCTGCCAGCCTAAGTGCCTCATTTTTGATGAGCCCACCACCGCCCTTGATGCGATCAGCGCGTCGCAAATTCTCCAGCTATTCGAACGCCTGCGCGAAGAAACCGGTGTCGCCGCGCTGTATATCTCTCACGATTTGGCGCTGGTGTCGAAAGTCGCCGACCGGATCTGCGTGCTGGAAAAAGGCCGCATTATCGAACAGGCGCCGGCTAGGGAACTCTTCCGCCATCCCCGCCATGACTATACCCGCAGTCTGGTTCGCGCCGCGCCCGATCCCAACTGCCGTTTGCTGACGAATGAAGAGATGATGACCAGGCGCGAACCGCTGTTGAGTCTGGAGAAACTGACGATTTCCTATGGCCGCCGCGGCCTGTTGGACAAGCTATTGCAACGTTCAAACGGGCAGACCAAAGCCGCGGACGATGTCAATCTGACCATTCACCGTGGGGAAATCGTCGGCGTCGTCGGCGAGTCCGGTTCGGGAAAATCATCGTTGGCGAAGGCGCTGACCGGGCTGGTGCCGTTCAGCGGCAAGCTGGATTTCCGCGGTTATAGCCTATTCGGCTCGGCGGAGATGGATAAGGATTACCGCCGCCGGGTACAGATGATTTTTCAGCACCCGGACGCCTCGCTTAACCCGCGCCAGCGCATCGGCGAAATCATTGCCCGCCCGCTGCGGCTATATGGTCTCCCTAAAGGAGAAACCGAGTCGCAGGCGGTTGCCCGGCTGCTCGAAGAGGTGCGCTTGCCGGCAGATATGGCGCAGCGTTTTCCTCATGAATTATCCGGCGGACAGAAACAGCGGGTCGCCATCGCCAGAGCCTTTGCCTATCCGCCGGAATTGGTGATCTGCGATGAGATTACGGCGGCGCTGGATGTCTCGGTGCAGGCCACCATTATTGAGCTATTGCTTAGCCTGCGCCGCCGCTACGGAACGGCCTACCTGTTTATTACCCATGACCTCAACCTGATCCGCCAGATTGCCCATCGGGTTGCCGTGATGTATCGCAGCGAGTTGCTGGAGATCCTGCCCGGAGAGGATATGACCGGCAGTGCCAAGCACCCTTATACGCAAGCATTGTTGGCCGCCGTCCATGTGCCGGAATATTGA
- the ubiK gene encoding ubiquinone biosynthesis accessory factor UbiK produces MIDTKKIEQIARQVHESMPKGIRELGDDVEKKIRQVLQAQFSRLDLVNREEFDVQTQVLLRTREKIARLEQRLSELEAKLSAEEKPAAAEKPDGE; encoded by the coding sequence ATGATTGACACGAAGAAGATTGAACAGATCGCCCGTCAGGTGCATGAGTCCATGCCGAAAGGTATCCGGGAGTTGGGCGACGACGTAGAGAAGAAAATTCGTCAGGTATTACAGGCGCAGTTTAGCCGGCTTGATTTAGTCAATCGCGAAGAGTTTGACGTTCAGACCCAGGTGCTGCTGCGCACGCGTGAGAAAATCGCCCGGCTGGAGCAACGCCTGAGCGAGTTGGAAGCAAAGCTCTCCGCCGAAGAGAAACCGGCCGCCGCCGAGAAGCCAGACGGCGAATAA
- a CDS encoding ABC transporter permease → MTASYLLKRFLLVIYTLLVVSLLVFGITQLLPADAAVTLLGQNATPQALAAVRERLGLDAPAWWQYWQWLKGIVQGDWGISMRNGLPVAPTLLTALSRSLLLAACALTLMLIVAIPLGIWAAIRRGKMADMLVGVLSYVGVSFPEFVTATLLLLLFADIWQWLPATGYVPLTEDPIGGIRHLILPSVTVALILVAHVSRMVRSEMVDVLQTDYIRAAYLKGLSRRRILWRHALRNGLMPTITIVALDVGYLLGGIVVVEEIFAIPGIGRELIVAVQSRDLPTIQAGVMILAATYSIVNFLADVAYITLDKRIHYA, encoded by the coding sequence GTGACCGCAAGCTATCTGTTAAAACGATTTTTACTGGTGATTTATACCTTGCTGGTGGTTTCACTGCTGGTGTTCGGCATTACCCAGTTGCTTCCCGCCGACGCCGCCGTCACCCTGCTGGGACAAAACGCCACGCCGCAGGCGTTGGCGGCGGTGCGGGAGCGCCTGGGGCTGGATGCCCCGGCCTGGTGGCAATACTGGCAATGGCTCAAAGGCATCGTCCAGGGCGACTGGGGCATTTCCATGCGCAACGGCCTGCCGGTCGCCCCCACCCTGCTCACCGCCCTCTCCCGTTCGCTGCTGCTGGCGGCCTGCGCGTTGACGCTGATGCTGATTGTCGCCATTCCGCTCGGCATCTGGGCGGCGATACGGCGGGGGAAAATGGCGGATATGCTGGTCGGCGTACTGTCGTATGTCGGGGTCTCTTTCCCTGAATTCGTTACCGCCACCCTGCTTCTGCTGCTCTTTGCCGATATCTGGCAGTGGCTGCCCGCCACCGGCTATGTTCCTCTGACGGAAGATCCGATCGGCGGCATTCGCCACCTGATCCTGCCGTCAGTCACCGTGGCGCTGATTCTGGTGGCCCACGTTTCCCGCATGGTGCGCTCCGAAATGGTCGACGTACTGCAAACCGACTATATCCGGGCGGCCTATCTGAAGGGGCTATCGCGCCGCCGCATCCTATGGCGTCACGCTTTGCGTAACGGACTGATGCCCACCATCACCATCGTCGCGCTGGATGTGGGCTATCTGCTGGGCGGCATCGTCGTGGTGGAGGAGATCTTCGCTATCCCCGGCATCGGCAGGGAACTGATCGTCGCCGTGCAATCGCGGGATCTGCCGACCATTCAGGCCGGCGTCATGATTCTGGCGGCCACCTATTCCATCGTTAATTTCCTGGCCGACGTGGCATATATCACTCTGGATAAACGGATCCATTATGCCTGA
- a CDS encoding ABC transporter permease, protein MPDIIKQLLRSPQGAVGSLILLLALLMVCGGKHLAPYDPESLSLLARYQAPSLQHWFGTDQLGRDIFSRVMSGARATILLSLLATSLAMIIGSTIGTTSAYLGGRIDEAIMRTMDAIMSIPSLLFALLIVSTLGQSSLNAVLAITIAFIPGMVRIARSVSLSVRQQDYVNAAIARGENTGYIIVREMLPNIVAPIIVEATIRVAFAIMLFATLSFLGLGAQPPDPEWGLMVSEARAYFFNAPWMMLIPGLAIAIVAIGFNLLGDGLRDVLNPRSRRS, encoded by the coding sequence ATGCCTGATATCATCAAACAGCTTCTTCGATCTCCGCAGGGCGCCGTCGGCAGCCTGATTTTGTTGCTGGCGCTGCTGATGGTATGCGGCGGTAAACACCTTGCCCCCTACGATCCGGAAAGCCTGTCGCTGCTGGCGCGATATCAGGCGCCCAGCCTGCAACACTGGTTCGGCACCGATCAGCTTGGGCGCGATATTTTCAGCCGCGTTATGTCGGGCGCCAGAGCGACCATTCTGCTCTCTTTGCTGGCGACGTCGCTGGCCATGATTATCGGCTCCACCATCGGCACCACCAGCGCCTATCTGGGCGGCCGCATCGATGAAGCCATCATGCGCACTATGGACGCCATTATGTCCATTCCCAGTTTGCTGTTCGCCCTGCTGATCGTCAGTACGCTGGGCCAGAGCAGCCTGAATGCCGTACTGGCCATCACCATCGCCTTTATTCCGGGCATGGTGCGGATCGCCCGCAGCGTCTCCCTTTCCGTGCGCCAGCAGGATTACGTCAACGCCGCCATCGCCAGAGGCGAAAATACCGGCTACATTATTGTGCGGGAAATGCTGCCCAATATCGTCGCCCCGATCATCGTCGAGGCCACCATCCGCGTCGCTTTCGCCATTATGCTGTTCGCTACGCTGAGCTTCCTCGGTCTTGGCGCTCAGCCGCCGGATCCGGAATGGGGACTGATGGTGTCCGAAGCCCGCGCCTATTTTTTCAACGCTCCGTGGATGATGCTGATCCCCGGACTCGCCATCGCCATCGTCGCCATCGGTTTCAACCTGCTGGGCGACGGCTTACGTGACGTACTTAACCCAAGGAGCCGCCGCTCATGA
- a CDS encoding M20 family metallopeptidase, whose product MTSEQLLASIDTQYCLNFLASMVQHKSYSATDGERRLADYMVEQMRSLGLSAELHPVPGERYNAIGTLHGAGGGNSLLFNGHLDTNPVTEGWTVDPWGGKIDDDFIYGIGVSNMKAGDAAYFCALKTLIDAGVRLKGDVILTYVVGELQGGIGTIAAIEQGIKADYFINAEPTDLQALSMHAGSLMFTIELVGDTRHLSKREEAVDAIMAAVELIPQINAMTFSGAKSPEHLKINRAHIGTVHGALGRDLEEWRPPQVADFVRMKGSARFAPGQTVESVLADLQGKLDRLVEKFPGLQATLFDDGKRDRPTMLPFEVSSDSRIVQAVNRAYQTVRAEKQPTGAITPPAFYGTDAAHFYQMLGMEGIVCGPGGKFNTMPDERVHIADFLDMIRIYMLAILDICQPVEA is encoded by the coding sequence ATGACATCAGAACAACTGTTGGCATCCATCGACACCCAATATTGCCTGAATTTTTTGGCTAGCATGGTGCAACATAAAAGCTATAGCGCCACAGACGGCGAACGCAGGTTGGCCGATTATATGGTGGAGCAAATGCGGTCCCTGGGATTAAGCGCGGAGCTGCACCCCGTTCCCGGCGAGCGTTACAACGCCATCGGCACGCTGCACGGCGCCGGCGGCGGCAACAGTCTGCTGTTCAACGGCCACTTGGATACCAACCCCGTCACCGAAGGCTGGACCGTCGATCCGTGGGGCGGCAAGATTGACGACGACTTTATTTATGGCATCGGCGTCTCCAACATGAAGGCCGGCGACGCGGCCTATTTCTGCGCGCTGAAAACGCTGATTGACGCGGGCGTCAGGCTGAAAGGCGACGTTATCCTGACTTACGTGGTAGGAGAGTTGCAGGGCGGCATTGGCACGATCGCCGCCATCGAGCAGGGGATCAAGGCTGATTACTTTATCAATGCCGAACCGACCGATTTGCAGGCGTTGTCCATGCACGCCGGCTCGCTGATGTTTACCATCGAACTGGTGGGAGATACCCGCCATCTGTCGAAACGGGAAGAAGCGGTCGACGCCATCATGGCGGCGGTCGAACTGATCCCGCAAATCAACGCGATGACCTTCTCCGGCGCGAAAAGCCCTGAACATCTGAAAATCAACCGGGCCCACATCGGTACGGTGCATGGCGCGCTGGGGCGCGATCTGGAAGAGTGGCGCCCGCCCCAGGTTGCCGATTTCGTTCGTATGAAAGGCTCCGCCCGCTTTGCGCCCGGCCAGACCGTGGAAAGCGTGCTGGCCGATCTGCAAGGCAAGCTGGATCGGTTGGTTGAGAAGTTCCCCGGCTTACAGGCGACGCTGTTCGATGACGGCAAAAGGGATCGCCCCACCATGCTGCCGTTTGAAGTCTCATCCGATTCACGCATTGTGCAGGCGGTCAATCGGGCCTATCAGACCGTTCGCGCGGAAAAACAGCCCACCGGCGCGATTACGCCTCCGGCCTTCTACGGCACCGACGCCGCCCACTTCTACCAGATGTTGGGCATGGAGGGCATCGTCTGCGGCCCAGGAGGAAAATTCAATACCATGCCGGACGAACGGGTGCATATCGCGGATTTTCTCGACATGATCCGCATCTATATGCTGGCGATCCTCGATATCTGCCAGCCCGTGGAGGCCTGA
- the yjeH gene encoding L-methionine/branched-chain amino acid transporter: protein MSETKGLKQELSMMQGVGLLSTSLLGTGVFAVPALIAQIAQQDSLWAWPLLILFVFPIAIGFAALGQHFPNAGGTAHFVAMAFGPRLARVSGWLFLSVIPLGLPAALQIAAGFWQAVFGWSTNELLLVQLLTLGGIWLLGRRSARSSGNIQVIIALLVVGLVVAIWWKGGITPAQIHWPAASEFSWPNTFDALAVMFWCFVGMEAFAHMATEFRVPERDFPRALLIGMLVAGAVYWGCTVAVLHFHAYGEAWVATSSLPRIVVQLFGEQGMWLACLVGYLACFAGVNIYTQGFARLVWSQAPAGSALARLSAGQTPTNALSAVVSCCVMSCLLIYWLKLPLDQLIVYANGIFVLIYLLCMLSGWRLLKGRARVMAMIGSLLCCALLLMIGWKSLYALIVLALLWFFLPHKQRKLALD from the coding sequence GTGAGTGAAACAAAAGGATTAAAACAGGAGCTGAGCATGATGCAAGGCGTCGGACTGCTTTCCACTTCTCTGCTGGGGACGGGCGTTTTTGCGGTGCCGGCGCTGATCGCGCAGATTGCCCAGCAGGATAGTCTGTGGGCTTGGCCGTTGTTGATCCTTTTCGTTTTCCCGATTGCGATCGGGTTCGCGGCGCTGGGGCAGCACTTTCCCAATGCCGGAGGAACCGCCCATTTTGTCGCCATGGCTTTCGGACCTCGTCTGGCGCGGGTCAGCGGTTGGCTATTTCTGTCGGTTATTCCGCTTGGGTTGCCGGCCGCGTTACAGATTGCCGCCGGTTTTTGGCAGGCCGTATTCGGCTGGAGCACGAATGAATTGCTGCTGGTGCAGTTGCTGACGCTTGGCGGGATATGGCTGCTGGGGAGGCGTAGTGCGAGATCGAGCGGCAATATTCAGGTCATTATCGCGCTGTTGGTCGTCGGATTGGTGGTAGCCATCTGGTGGAAGGGGGGCATTACGCCGGCCCAAATCCATTGGCCGGCGGCCAGTGAGTTTTCCTGGCCGAATACTTTTGATGCGTTGGCAGTGATGTTCTGGTGTTTTGTCGGCATGGAGGCTTTTGCCCATATGGCGACGGAGTTCCGCGTGCCGGAACGCGATTTCCCCAGGGCATTGCTGATCGGCATGTTGGTGGCCGGCGCGGTTTACTGGGGATGCACCGTCGCCGTGTTGCACTTCCATGCTTATGGCGAAGCGTGGGTGGCGACCTCGTCGCTGCCGCGTATCGTCGTACAGTTATTCGGCGAGCAGGGGATGTGGCTTGCCTGTCTTGTCGGCTATCTGGCCTGTTTTGCCGGTGTGAATATCTATACGCAGGGTTTTGCCCGTCTGGTATGGTCGCAGGCGCCGGCGGGCAGCGCGCTGGCTCGGCTCTCCGCCGGACAGACGCCAACCAATGCGCTGTCTGCTGTGGTATCGTGCTGCGTGATGAGTTGTTTACTGATTTACTGGCTGAAATTGCCGCTGGATCAGCTTATCGTGTACGCGAATGGAATTTTTGTTTTGATCTATCTGCTGTGCATGCTGTCGGGATGGCGATTACTGAAAGGCCGGGCCAGAGTTATGGCGATGATCGGCAGCCTGCTTTGCTGCGCGCTGTTATTGATGATCGGTTGGAAATCGCTTTATGCGCTTATCGTGCTGGCGTTACTTTGGTTTTTCCTGCCGCATAAACAAAGGAAGCTCGCTCTCGATTAA